The following nucleotide sequence is from Erinaceus europaeus chromosome 8, mEriEur2.1, whole genome shotgun sequence.
gggttcgagccccatccccaccggcagggggtaAGCGTCGGGATTGGCGggggctgcggtgtctctccgtctctccctctctatctccccttctcctctcggtttctctctgtctggggCCGGGGTGGCCTCTGGTTGAGCGTCCGTCGCAGTGCaccaggatccgggttcgagcccccggctccctcctGCCGCGGGGAAGCTTTGCGGGCGGTGATCTGGCtgcggtgtctctgtctctcacccgccTGTCTCCCCTACCACTTCCGGCagtttttattcaataaataaagataatgagataAGGGAGAaaatcctgtctctatccaatagtaaataaataaactttaaaatgcaAGAAAGAACACAGGAGTAAATAAATGGCTGCCggccccgagccccagcgataaccctggtggcaattcttcttctagcgttggcccttcttccgtagccagtcaacagcgtcaggttgagcctgatgtcaagtttcgagacctcctttgaatctggagaggtggcagtcgttgactatgtgggtcatagtctgtctggagccgcaggggcagttcgggtcgtctctggtcccccagcgatggaacatagcggcgcaccggccatggcctgttcgatagcgattgaggagggcccgatcataacgtgctaggtcaaagccgggtggacgctcacaggggtctgtgatgaggtgtttgttcttgacctcagctgactgccaactctgtttccaagagtctggaacagagaagttcagtgtaggcgtaggggaccagattgggtgacgagacgtcaagcgttggacagggtgggcgaagatatccgcgtatattggcaggtccggtcgagcgtagacgtgggaaatgaacttagatgatgccgcatcccgacgaatatctggcggggcgatgttgctgagaactggcagccagggaaccggggtggaacagatggttccagaaatgatcctcatggaggaatataatttggaatcgaccaagtggacatgggggctacggaaccatcctggggcacagtattctgcagtggaatagcataatgtcagagatgatgatcgtagtgtggaagcgctcgcgccccatgaggagctggccagtcttgcaatgatgtgatttctcgtgcccacctttgctgcagtttttatgagatgtttgtgaaatgacagagtgcgatcgagagtcacgccaagatagactggctgggcttcatgccggattctcgtatcgccaagctgcacattaagctcacgcaaggccgaggcctggtgtagatggaaaacagatgataccgtttttgcagtgctagggattagtcgccattttttacagtcatcagatatcagagacatgtctttcgtgagtgtttcctcgaggatgttgaacttggatgcctgagttgcacagcagatgtcatcggcgtagatgaacttccttgaagaagtttctgggaggtcattgatgtaaatattaaatagcgtaggagccagaacagagccctgtggGAGGccgcttgagacaagtctccatctgctagacttgtcacccagatgcacccggaatcttctgttttggagaagaaacgatatagtgttggccacccatagaggcaggcatcttgagatcttgaccaggagaccgcGGTGCCAGTccctgtcataggctgctgtgagatcaacaaagacagcacccgtctttaaattcttctggaatccattttcaatgtaagttgagagggccagggcttgttcgcaggtagatcttcctgggcggaaaccagcctgggcgggtgataggaatttctctgtaagatgagaaatacgtgacagaagcagcctctcaaggagtttgtaacacacggagaggagagaaatcggtctatagctggcggccagtgttgggtctttctttggtttcaaaaccgctattatcttcgcacggtGGCAATCAAATAACATCATTGAAATACTACTGCCGCTGCTAGCAacgataacaaaaataacaacagcaacaataacaataatgctcAGTGGGCACGTGGCGCTGCAGACAGCCGCCGTCCTGCCCACACGCGAGGCCGGGGCCAAGCGCCCAGCGGGCTCGCGAGCACCCAGGTCCCCGCCCAGGTCCCGCCGCCGGTTGgagccccgcgccccgcccgcAGGTGCAGATGGGGCCCCAGCGCCGCGGTCCCTGCGCTGCCACCTCCCGCCGGCAGGGGTCGCTGCCCGCCCGGCCGCCCGCCCTCCAGCTCGCTCGGCTCCGCCCAGAAGTCCCGCCCCGTCGGACGGCCCCGTAGGCAGGAAGTCCCGCCTCTTCCGGAAGTCAGGTGCCTGGAAGATGGCGGCGCCCAGGGGCGCGGGCGTGCGGGCCCGGGGAGGCGGCCGGGGACGCCGCGGGCCGGGGGCGCTGAGGCGGCTGAAGCTGGCGGTGGAGGGCTTCGTGCAGGCCCGCGGCGGCGCCCCGGAAGGCGGCGGGGGACCCCgggcggggcggcgggcggcCAGGCCCAGCGGGCGCGAGCGGCGGCGGGAGAAGCGGCGGCTGCGGAGGGCGCGGCGGGCGGGGGCCACGACTTCCGGGGACCGCGAGCCCCCCGGGGGTGTCAGCAGCGCCCGGAGCCGCGCCCCTCCCGGGGCTGTCGGGGACGCCGGGAGCGCGGGGAAGCCGGGGCCCCCGAGGGACGGAGCCGGGAGCGCGGGGAAGCCGGGGCCCCCGAGGGACGGAGCCGGGAAGCCGGGGAAGCCGCGGCCCCCGAGGGACGGAGCCGGGAAGCCGGGGAAGCCGCGGCCCCCGAGGGACGGAGCCGGGGCGGCGGGCACCCGCGACGCGGACCACGAGGAGGACCGCGAGCTGCGGCGGCTGGAGCGCTGCCTCGGGCTGGGCCGGGGGAAGGCGCTGCCGCTCAGCTTCGCCCGCGACGGGCTGGACTATGTCCTGGGGGCGCTGGGCGCCGGCTCCGCGCTGCCGTccccgccccgccgccgccccgACGACCGTGACGGCGACCCCGGCGACTCCGACGACCGTGACAGCGACCCCGACGGCCCGGAAGATGGGGAGCGAGGAGGCTGTGAGGACGAGGACATGGGCGACGGGGACATGGACGACGGGGACGAAGAAGACGAGGACGACGGGGACATGGGCGACGGGGGCGACGACGACCGcccagagagggaggaggaggaggccgccGAGCCGGAGCCCCGACAGGCCGGGGGAGACGCCGCTGAGGAGCCGCGGGTGCGGAGAGTTCGCTTCGCTGAAGACAGCATGGCCGCGGAACCCGGGGAGCAGGTGTGGTGGGGGAACTcggggcaggtgtgtgtggggggacccggggcaggtgtgtgtggcgggggacccggggcaggtgtgtgtggtggggggaccaGAGGCAGGTATGGCGGCAGCCGGCCTCGACCTCATGAGTCTACCTGCAGGGCGGCGGGCGATACCTGCCCCCCCAGGCGCGCGGGGCAGAGGTGGCTTCAGACGCCCAGAAGACTGTGGCCCTGGACAGACTGCGGCGGCAGGTGCAGGGCCTGGTCAACAGGTGAGGCCGCAGGGATGCAGGGCCTGGACGACGGGTGAGGCCGCAGGGGTGCGGGCTCTGTAACACGTGACGTCACAGCTGAGAGATGGGACGGGGAACCAGAGCCCAGGATGGCACAGGCTGGACTCGGCCCGGGCATCAGCCCTGCCCCGCGGCCCACTGGCCTGCCCCAGCTCCCGTGGGGCGAGCTGCATCCGGCCCGAGTGCTGGGCTGCTGTCTTCACGTCTTTGagtctttacttttttaatgctcatttccttttgttgcccttgttttattgccgtagttattattattgttgctattggtgccgtccttggataggacagagagaaatggagaggggaggcaggacagagagggggagagaaagacagacacctgcagacctgcttcaccgcctgggaagcgactcccctgcaggtggggagccgggggctcaaactgggaaccttacgccggtccctgcgctctgcgccacgtgcgcttaacccgctgcgccccgcctctcttttccctctttctctttgtttcttcctccctcccgtCCCCTGTGCAGAGCCACTGGCTCTCGGCCCCAGGCCATGTCCTTGAGCACCAGGGCGTCAGGCCCCGCCTGTGGGGTGCAGAGGGCAGTCGGGCAGCTTTGGCAGGGGGCTGACCACCGTCCTCCCTCTGTCCGCCCGTGTCCCGCGCAGGCTGAGCGAGCCCAACCTGGCATCCGTCAGCGCGCAGCTGGAGGAGCTGTTTCTGGCGCACAGCCGCAAGGACGTGAAGGACACGCTGACCGCGGTGCTGCTGGCCGCCTGCGCGCCCCCCGAGCCCGTGCCCGGCCGCCTGGTCAGGGAGCACGTGCTGCTGCTGGCGGTGCTGCACCGCCGTGTGGGCGCCGAGGTGCGTCTCCAGGGACCTCGCCCACGACCGCGACCGGGAGGCTTTGGGTTCAGGTCCGGCCCTGGGAAGGCTGCGGGCAGAGGGCCAGCacgtctcccctttcctcccgtACTCTCCCCGCAGGTGGGTGCGCACTTCCTGGAGGCCGTGGTGCGGAGCTTCGAGGCAGCCTACGGCGCGGGCGGGGGCCCCGGCAAGGAGTGCGAGAACCTGTGCTCGGTGCTGGCCCAGCTCTACAACTTTGGGGTGGTGGCGGCCGGGCTGGTGCTGGGCGCCCTGCGTAGGCTGCTGGCCGCCTTCGGGCCGAGGGACCTGGGCCTGGCCCTGCAGCTGCTGCGCGACGTGGGCTTCTCCCTGCGCAGGGATGACGCTGCCGGCCTGCGGGAGCTCATCGCCGAGGCCCAGGCCAGGGCCGCCCAGGCCGGTGCCGAGCTGCGTGACCAGACGCGGGTACGGccgctggggctggggggggggagcgggggtGACGGGCGGCGGCTGACGGTCTCCCGCGTCCCCAGGTGCGCTTCATGCTGGACACCATGTTGGCACTCAAGAACAACGATGTGCGCAAGATCCCCGGCTACGACCCGGAGCCCGTGGAGAGGCTGCGCAAGCTGCAGCGGACGCTGGTGGGTGGGCGCCTGGGTGGGGCGCACAGGCTGTGCGACACTGGTGAAGGAGAGATCTGGTCCCAGCAGCGGGTCGGGGTGGGTGGCAGGCCTGTCTGTGGGCCCCCAGGCCTGGGCTGCCATCACTGTGGGATCGGCCCCCTTTCCCCCAGGTGCTCGGTGCCGGCTCAGGGTCCGACTCACAGCTCCGGGTGTCCTGGGATGCCATCCTCAACGCCGACCGGACGGGGCGTTGGTGGATCGTGGGGTCCTCGTGGAGCGGGGCCCCCATGATCGAGGACGGGCCACAGAGGAGTGCCCAGAAGACGCCTGAGGGCACGGTAGGAGGGGCGCCCGAGGGTGGCCGGGCCGCACCAGTCGCTCGGGCCGgcatgaccacacacacacacacacacccctcaggtcaGCGCGGGGATTCTGGAGCTGGCGCGCAGTCAGAGGATGAACACGGACGTGAGGAGGACCATATTCTGCACCATCGTGACCAGCGAGGATTTCCT
It contains:
- the NOM1 gene encoding nucleolar MIF4G domain-containing protein 1, producing the protein MLSGHVALQTAAVLPTREAGAKRPAGSRAPRSPPRSRRRLEPRAPPAGADGAPAPRSLRCHLPPAGVAARPAARPPARSAPPRSPAPSDGPVGRKSRLFRKSGAWKMAAPRGAGVRARGGGRGRRGPGALRRLKLAVEGFVQARGGAPEGGGGPRAGRRAARPSGRERRREKRRLRRARRAGATTSGDREPPGGVSSARSRAPPGAVGDAGSAGKPGPPRDGAGSAGKPGPPRDGAGKPGKPRPPRDGAGKPGKPRPPRDGAGAAGTRDADHEEDRELRRLERCLGLGRGKALPLSFARDGLDYVLGALGAGSALPSPPRRRPDDRDGDPGDSDDRDSDPDGPEDGERGGCEDEDMGDGDMDDGDEEDEDDGDMGDGGDDDRPEREEEEAAEPEPRQAGGDAAEEPRVRRVRFAEDSMAAEPGEQVWWGNSGQVFYLQGGGRYLPPQARGAEVASDAQKTVALDRLRRQVQGLVNRLSEPNLASVSAQLEELFLAHSRKDVKDTLTAVLLAACAPPEPVPGRLVREHVLLLAVLHRRVGAEVGAHFLEAVVRSFEAAYGAGGGPGKECENLCSVLAQLYNFGVVAAGLVLGALRRLLAAFGPRDLGLALQLLRDVGFSLRRDDAAGLRELIAEAQARAAQAGAELRDQTRVRFMLDTMLALKNNDVRKIPGYDPEPVERLRKLQRTLVLGAGSGSDSQLRVSWDAILNADRTGRWWIVGSSWSGAPMIEDGPQRSAQKTPEGTVSAGILELARSQRMNTDVRRTIFCTIVTSEDFLDAFEKLLRLGLKEQQEREVVHVLVACCLQETTFNPFYAFLAAKLCSHERRFQVTLQFSVWDRFRELETLGAGSRANLAQLLTHLLKSRALPLSVLKVVEFSELDKPRVCFLRRVLRALLRETEAEDLGAIFARVADNPKLAVLREGLRLFISHFLLRGPQACGSVEEAGLLRERADLAARALQGRGTLSL